A single Triticum dicoccoides isolate Atlit2015 ecotype Zavitan chromosome 2A, WEW_v2.0, whole genome shotgun sequence DNA region contains:
- the LOC119358398 gene encoding ubiquitin-conjugating enzyme E2 4-like, giving the protein MLLLTWISGSWIDGCMLMLGLYQGGVWKVRVELPDAYPYRSPLIAFVNKIYHLNVDELSGSVCLDVINPTWSPMFDLVNVFEVFLPQLLLYPNPSDPLNGQVAALLMRDRPAYEQKVKGDYINLGSFQTSIKREFISFIDMVALHPDLSS; this is encoded by the exons ATGCTGCTACTTACATGGATCAGTGGATCTTGGATAGATGGATGTATGTTGATGTTAG GTCTTTACCAAGGAGGTGTATGGAAGGTTAGGGTAGAACTGCCCGATGCTTATCCTTACAGGTCTCCGTTGATTGCTTTTGTTAATAAGATATATCACCTGAATGTCGATGAACT GTCTGGTTCCGTCTGCTTGGATGTCATTAACCCGACATGGAGCCCAATGTTTG ATCTTGTCAATGTGTTTGAAGTCTTCCTTCCACAACTTTTGTTATATCCAAATCCTTCTGATCCATTGAACGGACAAGTTGCTGCGCTCTTGATGCGTGATCGCCCTGCTTATGAGCAAAAAGTGAAAGGTGATTATATTAATTTAGGCTCCTTCCAAACTAGTATAAAGAGGGAATTCATCTCTTTCATAGACATGGTGGCCTTGCACCCTGACTTGTCTTCTTAA